The Mesorhizobium sp. B1-1-8 genome contains a region encoding:
- a CDS encoding phosphatase PAP2 family protein: MILYRAVANAASVGTETGIRNHLVIIALAIVFFGLIDLLWLPFSNVEFSPRNWVDIGQVTVALIAAWAVAKFVLKRLGSDAGAMASAIRYLSKSLLMLVSGSAVFIPLTIATTVFMYLASATARPLMDEQFASIDASLGFDWLSFLAASNRNAIWSSVLFYAYHALGPQVPMVFIIQVMRQRWDRVLEFIALMAVSSLFTGPLMAMFPTAGAYTFYKPAPELFSNLTAQAGMWHYQTLLSLRSGAPYELIVSKADGLVTFPSFHTALGILVIHALRDVRPLFVVALIVNAVMIVSTLPEGGHHLIDVVVGAAIGALSVAIVRILGRVPKKAVASEARSTAGT; this comes from the coding sequence ATGATCTTGTATCGCGCCGTTGCCAACGCTGCATCCGTCGGCACCGAAACGGGTATCCGAAACCATCTCGTAATCATTGCCCTGGCCATCGTTTTTTTCGGGCTGATCGACCTTCTATGGCTGCCATTCTCAAACGTCGAGTTCTCACCAAGGAATTGGGTCGATATCGGGCAGGTTACCGTCGCCCTCATCGCTGCGTGGGCCGTTGCGAAATTTGTTCTCAAGAGGCTCGGGTCAGACGCTGGCGCGATGGCTTCGGCCATCAGATATCTTTCGAAATCGCTGCTTATGCTGGTGTCGGGGTCGGCGGTCTTCATACCACTTACAATCGCAACGACCGTGTTCATGTACCTGGCGAGCGCGACGGCAAGGCCGCTCATGGACGAGCAGTTCGCGTCGATCGACGCAAGCTTGGGATTCGACTGGCTAAGTTTCCTGGCAGCAAGCAATCGAAACGCTATTTGGAGCTCTGTACTATTCTACGCTTACCATGCCTTGGGTCCGCAGGTACCGATGGTTTTCATCATTCAGGTCATGCGGCAGCGATGGGATCGTGTGCTCGAATTCATTGCACTGATGGCAGTGTCGTCGCTCTTCACGGGGCCTCTTATGGCCATGTTTCCAACTGCTGGCGCATATACTTTCTATAAACCGGCTCCCGAGCTCTTTAGCAACCTCACCGCTCAGGCCGGCATGTGGCACTACCAGACGCTGCTGTCTCTGCGTTCAGGTGCTCCATACGAATTAATCGTGTCAAAGGCCGACGGGCTCGTAACTTTCCCGTCGTTCCACACCGCGTTGGGTATTTTGGTTATCCATGCCCTGCGAGATGTTCGCCCACTCTTTGTAGTGGCTCTGATAGTCAATGCTGTCATGATCGTGTCCACGCTGCCGGAAGGTGGACATCATTTGATTGACGTAGTCGTCGGCGCGGCTATCGGCGCGCTGTCGGTAGCGATTGTCCGAATCTTGGGCCGTGTGCCCAAAAAAGCGGTCGCTTCCGAAGCTAGATCCACCGCGGGCACTTAG
- a CDS encoding methyltransferase family protein, translated as MRDFIGRAVMALYFTVCATLKAGTMIVALRDPNWSWARGISVAADFAALGFLVLIVGTTVARLPPVKTAQGIEPRISALIGCFATVTLIAIPRVQTLPQLELVADLITIIGFTLCIWCLWWLGRSFSITAQARRLVTAGPYQFVRHPLYACEAILLLGIVLRNPIWATVAVAAIVLAFQYRRMVNEEKVLRTAFPEYSAYGQMTPMLIPSISSLSWWR; from the coding sequence ATGCGTGATTTCATCGGGCGCGCAGTGATGGCGCTTTACTTCACGGTCTGCGCGACCTTGAAGGCCGGGACCATGATCGTGGCATTGCGAGACCCAAACTGGAGTTGGGCGCGGGGGATCAGCGTCGCCGCGGACTTCGCGGCTCTAGGCTTCCTTGTGCTCATTGTCGGGACGACGGTGGCGCGCCTTCCACCAGTAAAGACGGCGCAAGGGATCGAGCCTCGCATTTCGGCCCTGATCGGATGCTTTGCGACCGTGACTTTGATCGCTATCCCTCGTGTTCAGACTCTTCCGCAGCTAGAACTGGTCGCCGACCTCATCACCATCATTGGTTTCACGCTTTGCATTTGGTGCCTGTGGTGGCTCGGCAGATCATTCAGCATCACAGCGCAGGCCAGACGTCTCGTCACGGCCGGCCCTTATCAGTTTGTGAGGCACCCACTTTATGCCTGCGAAGCGATCCTCCTGCTCGGCATTGTCTTGCGCAATCCGATATGGGCGACCGTGGCAGTCGCCGCGATTGTTCTCGCTTTCCAATATCGGCGGATGGTCAATGAGGAGAAAGTCTTGCGAACGGCGTTCCCGGAATACAGCGCCTACGGGCAAATGACGCCAATGCTGATCCCATCAATATCCTCCCTATCTTGGTGGCGGTAA
- a CDS encoding sterol desaturase family protein produces the protein MTLFNYKALLIAALIFIPIEHLFALRPGQKIFRKAFFNDLIYALFNSVPTTVGLIAIVALATSTVGELVPDYVGHAVSSQPVWLQLTEIIVIADFGFYGAHRAFHAVPFLWRFHAIHHSIEELDWLAAHRIHPVDLALTKGASFVPLYLLGFSSSAIALFAIIFHAHGLLLHANIKLNIGPFRWLVASPQFHHWHHAHERAAYDKNFAGQLAFIDVLFGTMHLPGDTVPERYGVDDPIPPTYVEQLAYPLLPKSKINEAPATRDA, from the coding sequence ATGACTCTTTTCAATTACAAAGCGCTTTTGATAGCAGCTCTGATCTTCATTCCGATCGAACACCTGTTCGCTCTGCGACCGGGTCAAAAGATATTCAGGAAGGCGTTCTTCAACGACCTGATTTACGCTCTCTTCAACAGTGTCCCGACAACCGTTGGCCTGATCGCGATTGTTGCGCTGGCAACGAGCACCGTGGGGGAACTGGTGCCGGACTATGTCGGCCACGCCGTATCGTCTCAGCCAGTTTGGCTGCAACTGACAGAGATCATCGTCATCGCTGACTTTGGTTTCTACGGTGCGCATCGTGCCTTTCACGCCGTTCCGTTTTTGTGGCGCTTTCATGCAATCCATCACAGCATCGAAGAACTCGATTGGTTAGCTGCGCACCGGATCCATCCCGTTGACTTGGCTCTCACTAAAGGTGCGTCATTCGTGCCGTTGTATTTGCTGGGGTTCAGCAGCTCTGCGATCGCCCTCTTCGCGATCATTTTTCACGCTCACGGCTTGTTGCTGCATGCCAACATCAAGCTGAACATCGGTCCGTTTCGGTGGCTGGTCGCCTCACCCCAGTTCCATCATTGGCATCACGCTCACGAGCGCGCGGCATACGACAAGAATTTCGCAGGTCAGCTTGCGTTCATCGATGTGCTCTTTGGAACCATGCACCTGCCCGGCGATACTGTCCCAGAGCGCTATGGCGTTGATGATCCCATCCCACCAACCTACGTCGAGCAACTTGCTTACCCATTACTCCCGAAGAGTAAAATCAATGAAGCTCCCGCGACCCGCGATGCGTGA
- a CDS encoding prepilin peptidase, producing MLFAASLLLKALTIPLLARIAWLDFTTQKISNQNVLLLLCLGLGSLQLVSVEAGSWWDMGLSTIAALVLFVGLFPFWVLRKVGAGDVKLMATSPFLMGGSGLALFSMLLLGFALAMVMVVKNPFLLPAGAFRFYVQHLDRKGVVPFGVPISAAAICTIAFQVVYGLDALIKSF from the coding sequence ATGCTGTTTGCCGCATCGCTGCTGCTGAAGGCGCTGACCATACCTCTGCTTGCAAGGATAGCCTGGCTCGACTTTACCACTCAGAAGATATCCAACCAGAATGTGCTGCTGTTATTGTGCCTCGGCCTTGGGTCGCTGCAATTGGTGTCGGTCGAAGCAGGATCATGGTGGGATATGGGGCTGAGTACAATCGCTGCGCTCGTGCTATTTGTCGGATTGTTCCCGTTTTGGGTGCTGCGCAAGGTCGGGGCCGGCGACGTTAAGCTGATGGCGACGTCGCCCTTCCTTATGGGTGGCAGCGGGCTGGCCCTGTTTTCTATGCTGCTTTTGGGTTTTGCCCTCGCAATGGTGATGGTCGTAAAAAATCCATTCCTGCTGCCGGCGGGCGCATTTCGCTTTTATGTCCAGCATTTAGACCGCAAGGGTGTGGTGCCCTTTGGCGTGCCAATTTCGGCCGCTGCGATCTGCACGATCGCGTTTCAGGTCGTATACGGCCTCGACGCTCTCATTAAATCATTCTAG
- a CDS encoding tetratricopeptide repeat protein → MRWQNAAAAGLLIMAIAGCQTATTGGVVRTNEPAKGDYTAFGDTFDGLKTVSDVDYYASDQAVTEAKTQFRSENYGNAGALFYKATRLAPNDGVAWLGLAASCDRIRRFDLADLAYGRAYKLLGATPEYYNNVGYSYLLRGKLQEARSNFLKAYELAPNDPTVANNLKLLSSSVENVER, encoded by the coding sequence ATGAGATGGCAAAATGCGGCCGCGGCCGGTCTATTGATAATGGCGATTGCCGGCTGCCAGACGGCTACCACGGGCGGAGTTGTGCGCACTAACGAACCGGCCAAAGGCGATTACACCGCCTTTGGCGACACCTTCGACGGGCTGAAGACAGTCAGCGATGTCGACTACTACGCATCGGATCAGGCAGTCACCGAGGCCAAGACCCAGTTCCGTTCCGAAAATTACGGCAATGCCGGCGCACTGTTCTACAAGGCTACGCGGCTGGCGCCCAATGATGGCGTCGCCTGGCTGGGCCTTGCTGCGTCCTGCGATCGCATCAGGCGCTTCGACTTGGCCGATCTCGCCTACGGACGGGCTTATAAGCTGCTCGGCGCGACGCCGGAATACTACAACAATGTCGGCTATTCCTATTTGTTGCGCGGCAAGCTACAGGAGGCGCGCAGCAATTTCCTCAAAGCCTACGAACTGGCGCCCAACGATCCGACGGTTGCCAACAATCTGAAGCTGCTCTCGTCTAGCGTAGAAAACGTCGAGCGATAG